From Gemmatimonadaceae bacterium:
GTCTGGCCAGAGGCGCAATCTCAGCGTTCGCTTTAACCGAAGTGGACGCGGGTTCTGATCCCGCGAATCTACGCACCATCGCAACGCCCACGGACGATGGCGAGAACTTCATTCTGAACGGCGAAAAACTCTGGTGCACGAATGGAACGCGCGCCGAGCTGTTCGTTGTCATGGCAAGAACGCCCGATGCTCAGGTAAGGGGACGAACTGTAAAGCAGATCACCGCGTTCATCGTCGACGCAAGCATGCCGGGAGTCGAGGTCGTCCATCGTCTCCGGTTCATGGGCCTCAAGGCAATCGAGAACGGCGTGATCCGTTTCACGAACGTGAAAGTGCCGCGCGACAACATTCTGTGGGGCGAAGGGAAGGGGCTCAAGCTGGCCCTGGTTACGCTCAATACAGGGCGACTGTCCCTGCCCGCCGGATGTACCGGCGTGGCCAAGTCGATGGTGCGCATCTCCCGTAAATGGGCGGCCGAGCGGGTACAGTGGGGCCAACCGATTGGGAAGCATGAGGCTGTGGCGCAGATGATCGCAAGAATGACAGCCTACACATTTGCTATGGAGGCGGTAGCCGAGTTGGCGACCGCGTTATACGAAAAGGGCAGTTACGACATCCGGCTCGAGGCGGCACTCGCGAAACTCTACAATTCCGAAGCTGGCTGGCAAATCATTGACGATACGCTGCAGATTCGCGGCGGCCGCGGCTACGAGACGGCGAGCTCGCTGGCAAAGCGCGGTGAGGAAGCCATACCTGTCGAGCGCGCGATGCGGGATTTCCGCATCAATCTGATTTTCGAAGGCTCGTCGGAGATCATGCGGCTGTTCATCGCGCGCGAGGCTGTCGATCATCATTTCAAGCTTGCGTTCGATATCGTCAAGCCGGAGTCGACGATGAAGGATCGGCTGACGGCGATGGCGAAATCCACTCCGTTCTACCTTACCTGGTATCCCGGACGTTGGGTGGGTACCGGGAGGCTCAAGCGGTACAGCGAGTTTGGAAAGCTGGCAACCCACATGCGATATCTCGAGAGCACGACGCGGCATCTCGGCCGATCGATATTTCATGCAATGGTGCGGTTCGGCCCCAAGCTCGAGCGGAAGCAGGCCGTACTTTTCCGGGCGGTGGACATAGGAGCGGAGCTATTCGCCATGTCGGCCGCCTGTGTGCGCGCGCAGATGCTCGCAAAAAACGGCCAGAAAGAAGCGGTGACGCTTGCCGACAGCTTCTGCCGGGAGGCGAGACTCCGAATCGACGATCACTTCCGAAACCTGTACGGACCGAACGACGACAATCTTTACAAGCTGGCGATGCAGGTGCTGAAGGGCGAGCATGCCTGGCTCGAGCAGGGCATTTCCGCGTATGGTATGGAGATGGGGATAGACAGCATGCCGCAATCAATGGATGAAACGCCATCGCCGATGCCGGAGCGGGACGTACTCGCCGGAGCACATTAGAGCAAAGTGCCCCTCAGGATGATAGCGGCAGCGTAGAAGTAGATCACCAGTCCGGTAACATCCACCAGCGTCGCCACGAACGGCGCCGAGGCGCTCGCAGGATCGAAGCCGGCTCTTCGCAGGACGAATGGAAGCATCGATCCGGCGAGTGTTCCGAACGTCACCACTCCCAGCAACGCAACGCCGACGACGGCAGCAATGAGTATGTATTGATCCCCATACGTTCCCGGCCAGATGGTCTGCCACAGCACTATCCGCAGCACGCCCAGAACACCGAGGATCGTTCCGAGCACGAGTCCTGACGGCAGCTCGCGCAACGCCACGCGCCACCAGTCCCTGAGTCGCACTTCGCCAAGCGCCATTGCGCGAATAATGAGAGAGGTTGCCTGCGATCCGGAGTTTCCGCCTGAGCTGATGATGAGCGGAATGAACACCATGAGTACCAGCGCGCGGCTGAGCTCCTCCTCGAAGCCTCTCATCACCGACGCGGTGAGCATCTCGCCGACGAGGAGGACGGCGAGCCACCCGCCGCGCTTCCGGATCATCGACAGGAATCCGATCTGCATGTACGGCTCGTCGAGGGCTTCCATTCCGCCGAACCGCTGCACGTCTTCCGTGTGCTCCTCGACGAGCGCATCGATGACGTCATCGACGGTGACCACGCCGAGTATTCGCCGCTGCTCGTCCACCACCGGCAGCACCACCAGATCGTAGTTCGTGGTGAGCCGCGCAACTTCCTCGCGATCCATGCTTGCCGGTACACTGACGACTTCTTCCCACGCGACATCCTTCACCATCGCACCTTCGGGAGCTGCGAGGAGTTCGTGAAGGGACATTACACCTTTTACCGTACCTGCCGTATCGACGGCATAGATGGCGTGCATTGCTTCGCGCCGGCCGCCTCTGGCGATTCGCCTCACGCCGGCGAGCGCTTCTTCGACGGGTGTATCCTCGAGCACGGAAACGAACTCGGTGGTCATCAGCCCGCCGGCCGTGTCTGGCTCGTAGGCCAGGAGCCGCTCGGTTTCCTCACGTGCCTGCCGCGGAATTTCGGAGAGGATCTCGTCTGCCCTCTCTTCCTCCATCTCGTCGAGAACGTCGGCGCGATCGTCCGGCGTCATCTGGGTGACCAGCTCCGCCGCCTGGCGGGTGGTCATCGCTTCGAGAACTTCGCTTCGCAGATCTTCGTCGAGATACTCGAGCACATCGGCAGCGCGCGCAGCGCTGAGCGCGCTCAGCAGCTCCGCGACCCTGTCTCGCGGCAGCGCCTCCGCGACGTCGGCGAGATCGGCGGGATGCATCTCCTCCGTCTCCGCCGAAATGCTGGCCGGAGCTTCGTCGAGAAGAACCAGAATGTCGGGGGCGATCAGTGCGGCAACCCCTCTCGCTGCGTCCTCACCGACAACGGTGCGAGAGGGGGTGTGCCGATGGTCTTTCATCACACCACCGGCAGCTGGCGGCGGCTGACGCTGAGCGCGGCAACGCGGTATCCGGCAATGGTCACGGCTTCGCTGATGGCCTCGTCGGTAGCCGTCCCGTCGTGATCGATCACCGCCTGGCCGAGTGAGACATCGGCGCTGGAGATGCCGGGGACGCCGGCGAGCGCCGTAAAAACAGCGCGGACACAATGCGCGCAAGTCATGCCCGTGATCTTCGCCGTGGTGACCATGCGGCAAGTATAGTGGAGAGCCGGGAATTTGCCCACCGCCTGATCGCGAGCATTTCTGCGGTGCTCAGAGCGAATCAGACCGGCACGTGGCAAACGGTTTCTGGCCCAGCGCGGTTGCGGGCCAATCAGGACCATCACAGTATTTCTGACAGGTTGTGGAAGGGTCGGCGGCCCCCAGTGCCTCGAGCGCGAGGGTGGTTGACGCATTGGCAGGACCCCGCTTTCCATGCACGCCTGCCACGCATCTGCCGTCAACAGAGGAGTCTCGATGAAATCTTTGCTGCACGCAGAGTCGCGTGATGCGCTTCGACGCCGGCTCGCGGCGCTGCGGCCGAATACCGTACCAAAATGGGGCAAGTTCTCCGCGCCGCAGATGGTCGCTCACCTCATCCAGTCGCTCGGGATGATGACGGGCGATGTTCACGTCGTTACCGCGCGGGTGCCGTGGGTCGTGCGCAACGCTCCACTGAAACACATGCTGATCCATGTGATTCCGTTTCCGAAAGGCCTGCCGACTTCTCCCGAGCTGCTTGCCCGCAATGCGATCAGCGGTGTGGAGAGCGGGCCGGCGTGGAGCGCCGAGCTGAGCGCTTTCGACGAAGCGCTGGAGCGCATCCCGATCGTCGCGGAAGCTGGTCGGTGGCCTGCGCATCCAGCGTTCGGGCCTCTTTCCGGCCAGCAGTGGGGAGTACAGCAGTACCGGCACCTCGACCATCACTTCCGTCAGTTCGGGGTGTGATCGGCGGGAGCAGCAATCAAGCCTTTCTCTCTCATTGAGCTGAGTGCATTATCTGATTCCCGCGTCGGCGTAATTTCCACTCTCGGAGCTCTTGATGTCCAGACTCTCTCCGCTCGCAATCACATGTGTCCTTGTGACGCTCACTGCCTGCTCGTCCGACTCGCCTGATCCGAAAGCTGCTTCCCCGCCGGGTGTCAGGACTCAAACCGGTACCGGCGAGGCGAACAAACGGGTCGTCCGGCGCTTCTTCGAGGAAGTGTGGAGCAAGGGAGACATGACTCTTCGCGACTCGTTGCTCGATCCGAACTACGCGGGGCACATCCCGGGCAACGCGGCGCCACTTGACCGTGAAGGGTGGACCGCCTGGTTCACAGGATTCCGGAAAGCATTCCCCGATGCGCGTTTCACCATCGAGGACATGGTAGCGGAGGGAGACCGGGTCGCTGCCCGCCTGACGATGCGTGGCACGCACCGTGGCGAGTTGAACGGGATTGCACCCACCGGCCGCGAAGTGACAGTCACCGGGATGAGCATCGAGCGCCTCGCGAACGGGCGCATCGTCGAAGGGTGGAATCAGAACGACGCGCTCGGGATGCTCGGCCAGCTTGGTGCGCTGCCACCTCCTGTCCGATAAATGTTGAGCCGATCGACACAGCGGTCGATTATTTCGGGCTCTGGTGAACGATCAGCTTGTAGTCTGGAGCAACGGAGATCAAACCCTGATGACGGATAAAACGTTGCAGCCAACAGCCATCGCGGCAATGCCTTCCGCTGAGCATATGCCGCCTTACCGAACCTCGTCCGCGCTTGCACGCCGAAACGGCCGTCTCCTGGTACTCTCGGTGGCGGTGACTTTCGTGGTTCTCCGCGCGATGCTGCACCTCTCCCCGGAGTCCGACTTCGACGTTGCGGGCTACAACATCCACCACCTCTTCACGGGCCTCGTTCTCGTAGTCGCAGGAGGCATCCCCCTCGCGATTTTTCGCGGATCGACGCGCCGAATGGACCTGGCAGTCGTCGTCTTCGGCTCGGGACTGGGCATGGCGCTCGACGAGTGGATCTACCTCATCGCTACCGACGGCAGCAACGCATCCTATCTGCTTCCTGTTTCCCTCTGGGGCAGCGTTGCCGCAGTTGCAGCAGCGTGCTTCTACGCCGGGTTTCTCGTCGCGTCGAAAGTACGGCGAAATCGGCGGTATGAGCCCGCGGGGACTAATCAGGAACATTGACCAGGAGTCAGGTGTGCCTAGCATCGAGAAACGAGATATGCGCAAGTTGTTGTTGGTTGCCCTTTTGCATCTTCCGCTGCCACTGCTGGCACAGTCGTTTCATCCCTCTATTGAAGCCGGCTATGGCGTCACTGGGAGTCGTCTTTATTCAGGCGAAGCCTTTAGTGCGCAGGGAAGCGTTTCGGTATTCGAACGGAACGGGTTGCAGGTTCGCGCCGAGCTTCTGCATCAGAGGGGCACTGCCGGCAGCAACGGTCCACGTTGCGATCGGCTTGACGACCAGTACTGCCTGGGAACGTCAGACCGAAATCGGATCACGGCGCTCGGTGCCGCCTTACACATTCCGCTGGGAATGGTTGGTCGGTTCCGCGCCTACGCCCCCGTCGGAATCGGTCTCTACAACCGCCAGACCACGACCACTGAAGCAGAAGGGCCTATCGCGGTCTGCGTGGTGGACCGCCAACTCGTTTCGTGCGCCGGCAACCCGCCGTTTCGTACGGTCAGCTACAATACGCGCGCGACTGTGCCCGGGTATAACGTTGGCTTCGGGCTCTCCGCTCGATTCTCGAGCGTGAACCTGTACGCAGAACTGCGCGCCCACGACCTGATTGAATCGAACAGCGAGGCGGCCGCCATTCCGATTAGCGTTGGTATCAGATTCTAGCGTGCAATCGCTGGCCGCTTCTTTGGTGTTGGATGGTAACTCGCGCCGGGGCGGTCACGGCCGTCCCTACAAATCTCTTACAGCACACCCCCCGCTGTGGCCGCTATCATGGTGACTGAGGTTCAGGTTTTCCGATCCTGATACCAATTCTCAGGCATTCCCACTGCATCACCCAGCCGGTTCAAGGGCGCCCGTTGAAACTGCCTTGTGCATTCATACTGCTCGCGTTCGCAGCAGCGACGCTCGCCGCGCAACAGCCAGCGCAAAAACCCGCGGGCAATCACAACGCCGAGGCGCCCCGTGCGACCGCGGCGCGCCTGACAGGTTCGATCCGCCTCGACGGGTCGCTCGCCGACCCGCAATGGCGCACCGCGCAGCGGCTCGGTGAATTCAGGCAGCTCGATCCCCAGGAAGGAAAGCCGGCGAGCGAGCAGAGCGACATTCGCTTCCTTTACGACGACGACGCCGTCTACATCGGCGCAATGCTGTACGACCGCCAGTCAACGAGCGGACGGCTCGGCCGGCGTGACATGCAGATGACGGCCTCGGACTGGCTCACGGTCATCCTCGACACCAATCACGATCATCGCACTGCGGTAGGGTTCGAGGTCAACCCCCTGGGCGTCCGGCGCGACCAGACCCGGGCGCCGTCGAACGAGGACGATGGCTGGGAGCCTGTATGGGAAGTGGAAACAACTGTTACCGATTCAGGATGGATTGCGGAAATGCGCATTCCGTTCAGTCAGCTCCGCTTCACGGGGCGCAGTAACCTTCAATGGGGTCTGCAGGTGGAGCGGCAGATTGCGCGGAATCAGGAATTTTCCGTGTGGGCGTTCACACCGCGTGAACAGGCTGGCGGAATTCCGCGGTTCGGACATCTCGTGGGGATCAATGACATCGGCACGGGAAAGAAGCTCGAGATCATGCCGTATGTGGTGGGCCGCGCTGAAAGTATCGACCGCGGAGGAAATCCCTTTCGCGAAGATCGCGAGGCAGGAGCCGATGCGGGGCTCGATCTCAAATACCGAGTCACCAGCAACATGACCCTGGATGCCACGGTAAATCCGGATTTCGGGCAGGTGGAAGTGGATCCGGCAGTTATTAACCTTACGGCGTTCGAAACTTTTTTCCCGGAGAAGCGGCCGTTCTTCGTGGAGGGTTCGGAACTTTTCAATTTCGGAACTGACGGAACGAACAGTGTCTTCTACTCGAGGCGGATCGGCCGGCAACCGTCGCTTTCGCCGCGGTACGCGGAAGTCGATGTTCCCGATGCGACGAGGATTATCGGCGCCACAAAGCTCACCGGCAGAACCGCTGGCGGGTGGGCGATGGGCGTCCTTGATGCCGTCACACAGCGCGAGACCGCACGTTTCCGCACGCCTGAGGGAGTTAACGGAACTCAGGTGGCCGAACCACTCACGAATTATTTCGCCGGCAGGCTGAGGCGCGAAGGACGGGGAGGCCAGACGGCTGTTGGCGGATTTCTTGGTGCGGTCAACCGCGTCAATGTCGAGGGAGACCTTGCCGCCGTTCTGCGAAAATCGGCGTACACGGGGGGCATCGATTTGTCGCACCAGTGGTCCGAGCGTACATGGACTTTCCGCGGATTTGCCGCATCGAGCCACGTGCGCGGTGACCAGTCAGTCCTGCTCGCCACGCAGCGACTGCCCTATCACTACTTTCAGCGTCCCGACGCAGACCACCTCGAGCTCGACAGCTCGGCTACTTCTCTCACTGGTTTTTCCGGGTCGGCGAACCTTTCCCACCGGGTCGGCCGCCACTGGAGGATGAACGGCGCCCTCAGCACGATAAGCCCCGATTACGAAATCAGCGACCTCGGCTTCCAGCGTCGCGCTGACCGGATAGATGCACAGGCCAATGTGAATTACTCGGAATCACGGCCGGGGCGTTTTCGACGCTACGAACTTTCATCCACAGCCCTCGTCGAGCACAACTACTCGTGGGAAAACATCTCCAACCGGCTGTTCTTTAACGGATTCGTGCAGCTCCTCAACTACTGGTCCGTTTTCACCGGTTTATCGTCGGCGTTGCCCGGCACGGTGGATGACCGGCTCACACGGGGTGGTCCGCGCGCATACAGGCCGGGAACTCTTTCCCTGAATGTTTCAGTTTCGTCCGACCCCCGTAAATCGCTGGTCGCGGAATTCGGAACGTTCGCGCAGACGGGTCCGGGCGACGGGTTCAACCGGTCTTTTTTTGGAAATCTTCAGATAAAGCCCCGGTCCAACCTGGAGCTGTCGGTCGGCCCCTCGCTCAGCCGCGACCGGTCGGAAGCGCAGTTCCTCGGCCGCATAATCGACCCCTCGGCGACCCGCACATTCGGGACGCGGTATCTGTTCGCGAATGTCGACCAGACGACGGTAGCGTTCGATACCCGGATCAACTACACGTTCAGCCCACAGCTTTCCCTTCAGGTGTTCGCACAGCCGTTTGTGGCGAGCGGAGATTTTGGCGCCACGAAAGAGTTCGCCGAGCCGGGCGAATTCAAGTTTCTCACCTACGGTGCAGACATCGGGGAGGTAGTTGACGGGCGCATTTATCCGAACGGACGGGGCAACGGCGCGATCTCGTTCGCAGACCCACGTCCCGACTTCAACTTTGCATCGTTGCGCGGGGACGCGGTTGTGAAGTGGGACTGGCGCCCCGGGTCGACGATGTATCTCGCCTGGCAGCAGACCAGGAACAACTTTCAGCCAATCGGTGATTTCGCGTTCGGCCGCGACTTCGACGGGCTGTTCGGCGCGAGACCGGACAACATTTTTCTGATGAAGGTGAGCTACTGGCTGAATCCGTAGCGCTAGTCCAGCGACACCTTGCGCGGCGGGACCGGCGGCTTCTTCGCTCGTGATACCAGGGTCTTCTCGAGCGCCGGCAGCACGTGGTCGTACTTTGTGCCCGGGTGCCACAGAATCCAGCCCTCGTAACCCGAGTCGTATACAGCCCGCTTCTGCTCCCTGATCTCGTGCGCGCCGTAACGCGGCTGGCCAAGGTCAAAGGCCTGGAGCCAGGGGCGCACGCGTTCGCCTTTCAGCCCGAGCGCTTCGGTGCGCTCGCGGCCCCGTGAGATCGCGATGTGGATGATGTTATAGGGATCGGCGTTCGGGCGGGCGATGCCGAATGAACCGCGCGGATAATGCGACGGATAGACCATTGGCAACACTACGTCCACCGACTTGACCAGTGGCTCCCATTTCTGGCCGATTTCCAGCGCGCCCCCCACCGTGGAGACGAGGCCGAAAATGTCGGCAGTCGTTCTTACGCCCAGCTTGTCGAGACGCTTCTTCGACTGGTCCAGAAATTCGCTGAGGGCAGCCGGCTTGGAGCGACCATTGGCTTCGGGGAAGACCTGCGTCGGCAGGCTCTTGTACGGCTCGGGAAATCGTATGTAGTCCCATTGAATTTCGCCGAAGCCCATTCGGACTACTTCCTCTGCGACACGGAAATTGTATTCCCAGATCGCGTTCGCGTAGGGATTCACCCATGTGAGCCCCTTGCGGTCGCGCCACGCAGACCCGTCGGGCTTGCGGATGGTCGACCCCGGGTTCAACCGGGCCGCGACTGAGTCCTTGAACACCACCAGCCGGGCGATGGGGAGAATTCCATGCGCGTTCAGGGTATCGAGCAGAGGCTTGAGGTTGGCGATTTTTGTCTGCGTCCCGCCGTTCTTCTGAACGAGAGGGTCGTCAGAGTTGTAATTCAACCCGAACTCGTCCTTGATGTCGATGACGAACGCGTTGATTTCGGTGGAATCCGCGATCGCGATCAGCTTCGCCATCTTCGTCTTGCTCTGCGCGGCAAACCGGTTGACGTACAGGCCTCTGATGGGAGCCGTGCCGTCGGTACGCAGTTTCAACATCGCCGGCGACATACCGTTCACGCTGGCGGCAGCACCAGCCGGCTGCTGCCCGGCGGCATCGGTTGCGGAGCCGCTGCCCATCGACGATGCACCCACCGAGTCAGTGCCGATTTCGGTCTTGCCACCCGCCGCATCGCGGTTTGGGGCGCACGCTGTGAGCACAACCGCAAGCATTATGAAATGACGCATCGGGAATCTGATTGAGTGTTGAGGGATGAGTCGCGCATGATGCACTATATTTGCCACCAATGCGATACCTGTACCGGCTGCTTCTGATACCCCTGTTTGGCTGTTCGTTTCCCTCAGCAAAGCCTCCCGAGGCGGAATTCCTCGTTGCTGACGGAAGCTCGACCTACTGGGTGCGAAGCGGGCCGCGTGGTATCACGGCACGGATGTCGCCGCTGATACTCACCAGCGCCAACGATCGTTTTTATGAGGTGTACGTTGGTGAGTCGGCTCGATCGTACGATAATGCAGTCTTTACTACCGAGCCGGTGTTCAGGCGCGACGTTGTGACCGGCGATTCCACTCTGCTGCTGGCAGATCCGGGTGTGAGCAACTGGGAGAAGCGGTACCTGTCCATGTTTCCCGGGGCAGCACTACTGGATTCCGACGAGCTCAATGATGATGACGTCGATTTTGCCGCATCGAGTGAGATCGACATTCTTGGCGTTGTCGGGCCCTACATCCTGTACGACCGGAGAACAACCGTCGAGCGGGGCGACGATGTGAAAACAGACGCATTGCGGGGGGCGCTCGATGTTCGTTCAGGCGATGCGGTTCCGCTAGCCGCTGTGGGCCGGGACAGTACTGTGGCCAACGGCGGAGGCATTCGCGACGCAAACGGCGTGACGTGGCGCCACGCAGGTTACGAAGTTGTGGCTCGACTGGATACCGCTCGCGCCGAAACCGAAGTTGTACTGCGGAATCTGAGCGGCCGGGAGTGGATTCTCGGCTACGTTGATTCAGGGCTCCCGCGTGTGTTCTGGCTCGATGAGCACCGGGCGGGTTCGAAGCTTCGTATAGCCCTCACCGCGGCGTTCGACGGCGCTTTGATCGAAGGTGGAGACACGCAGATCGCTCAGGCGTTGACTGGTGCAACGGCCGCCCGGTACGCGACGACGCAACGATGAGTTCCGGCATCTCGAGAACCGTCAGCGAGACCCAGCACGAGACATCGCAGCTGATGATGCCTCAGCACTCGAACAATCTCGACCACGTATTTGGCGGAGTCATTCTCGCGATGATGGATACGGCCGCTGCCGTGTCGGCGATTCGTCATGCCCGCGTCAGTTGCGTCACCGTGTCAGTCGACCGTGTCGATTTCCGCGAACCGATTCATCTCGGTGATCTGGTCGTGATGAAGTGCAGCGTGAATTTTGCTGGCCGCACGTCGATGGAGGTCGGAGTGCGTGTGGAAGCGGAAAACCTTCAGACTGGTATTCGCCGGCACACCAATTCATGTTACCTGACCTTCGTGGCGATCGACAGAAACGGCAGGCCGGTGGAAGTACCGAAGCTGGTTTGTGAAACCGAAGTTGAACTTCGGAGGTATGAAGCGGCGAAGGATCGCCGCCGTCGCCGAAATGAAGAGCGGAAAGAAGAAGAAGCGACGATCTCCGCGCAGACGTAACCACATCGCATCTCGGGCGGCGGCCGTCCGTCAGACAACGAACAAGGTCGACAAGGCACATCCTGGCATTTCACATACGCAGAGGCTGATGACGACAAATACATTGTGGCGCGCGTCGCTTGCCACAGTTTTCGGCTTTTTGTCGCTCGGCCGGGAGGCTGTGGGACAGACAACGCCGCCGTCAACGGCCCCGGTAGTCAACGTGGTTCCAGGCCCGGAATACGAAGCAGGCCGGCTGACACGAAAGCTGCTTGGCGACGGGTGGCGGGATGTATGGACCACTCCACTCGACGTGCCGGTACTCGACCTTGCCCGCTACGCGGGTGGCCTCAAGGTGGTGCGGAGCGGCGGCGGAATGCAGAGCCGGACTTTGCACTTCGAGGAAACGGGCGGCTGGCGGGAATACGTCTTCCGATCGGTAAACAAATTCCCTGTCGGCAAGGCCATCCCGCGCGCAATCAGGGATACGCCGTTTGGCGCAATCATCGAAGACCAGGTAAGCACACTCTTTCCGGCGTCGGCGCTGATGGTGCCGCCATTGCTCGAGGCGATTGGCGTGCTGCATGTGAAGCCTGAGCTCTTTCTCATGCCGGATGACCCCCGGCTCGGCGTTCATCGCGATACCTTCGCCACAATGCTGGGCCTGATGGAGCTGAGTCCGCAGGAAGCACCCAAGGGCGAGGCGGGATTTGCGGGGTCGCGAGAGATCAAGGGTGGAGAGGATTTCCTCGAAGACATTCGGTCGAGCAGGTCGCACCGCCTGGATGAGCGCGAATTTCTGGCGGTTCGGCTTGTCGATTTCCTCATCAACGACACCGACCGAAGCGCCGACAACATACGCTTCGCCCGCTACGGTGACGACAGCGCGTACCGCTGGCGTCCACTCCCCCGGGACAGGGACCGCGCCTTCATCGATGCACGCGGGTGGTTGATCAAGTACGTCGTGAAGCCGCTCTATCCCAAGCTGATAGATTTCGGACCCGAGTTCCGGTTGGACGGTCTCGTCTATGAAAGTCACAATCTCGACCGGCGCCTGCTGCAAAGGCTCGCCCGCGCTGACGTCGACGAAGTCGCACTCCGCGTTCAGAAAGCGATCGACGACAGGGTCATCGAGGGGGTCGTCCAGGCGCTTCCGGCGCGCTGGCGCACCCAGACCGGCGCGGATGAGCGACTCCGTACCAATCTCAGAATCCGTCGCGATCAGTTGCCGAATGTTGCCCGCGATTTTTACCAGTGGCTCGCGACTGAAGTAGACGTACATGGCACCGACAAGAAAGAGCGTGTAGTCGTTGACCGGCATGTTGACGGCCGCGTTACGGTCACAGTGACGGGTCCCAAGGATACCACAGCGGAACCGTTCAGCCGCAGGACATTCCTGCCTCGCGAGACCAACGAGGTGCGCATCTATCTGCACGATGATGATGATGTAGCCCTGGTGCGGGGTGCCCCGGGCAACGCGATCAAAGTGCGCATTATCGGTGGCGATGGCGACGATTTGATGACCGACTCTGCGGGTGGAGATGCTACGCGATTTTACGACTCCAACGGCGAAAATGAGTTCATCACCACTGAAGGCACGCGGGTGAGCATCGAGGAGTGGGATCCGCCGCAGCAGGGAGCGGGGATCCGGTTCGATGCGCCTTGGCGGCCGGACTGGGGAACCAGCAAAGGCTGGGGCCCATTGGTGGACTACGCTGATGGTGCGGGGGTCATCGTGGGATTCGGTCCCCGTTTGCAGTCCAACGGATTCCGGCGGTTGCCATATCGCTGGAAAGCCGGCGCGAACCTGCTCCTTGGGCTCGGCAACGGTCGTCCCGGGGTCAGCATCGATGCGGACTACCGAGCGGAGAATTCACCGCTTGCGGTGCGGCTCGCGGCGCGCGCTACAAAATTCGAGTCGTTTCGCTTTTACGGATTTGGCAACGATACGGATCGTGAGCGCACCAGTCTCGTGCGGGTTGACGAGGACCTGGTTGCCGTCGAGCCGGCTTTGATATGGCACATCGGTTGGAGATCGCGCGAAGGTCTGGGGAGCGGTCTAGGTGATGGCGATGATGGCTTTCCGGGTCTCCGGCCTCTGACAGGAAGGCTGGAGGCCGGTCCGTTGCTGTACTGGACGAAGGTCCGGCCAGCGCCGGGCTCGCCGTTCGTGACTGAAGCCGGCGCGCAGGATCGCGACGCAAGCGGCCGAGTGGGTGTGCGGCTTGGGCTTGCCCTCGATCGCACACCTGGCGGCGCGGCGCCCGATCGCGGCTGGCGATTCCAGGCGAATCTGGCTGGGTTTCCGCCGCTGTGGAATGTCGATCAGTCGTTCAGCACCGCCGCCGGTGTGGGGTCGATGTATTTCCCCCTGCCCGGAGATCGAGCCCACGTGGCATTCCGCACAGGGGGTGCGTTTGCATCCGGTGCATTTCTCGTGCAGCATGCTCCAACGATCGGCGGACGCGAAACGGTGCGTGGCTTCGATTTTCAACGGTTCACCGGCGAGAGCT
This genomic window contains:
- a CDS encoding putative glycoside hydrolase — its product is MRHFIMLAVVLTACAPNRDAAGGKTEIGTDSVGASSMGSGSATDAAGQQPAGAAASVNGMSPAMLKLRTDGTAPIRGLYVNRFAAQSKTKMAKLIAIADSTEINAFVIDIKDEFGLNYNSDDPLVQKNGGTQTKIANLKPLLDTLNAHGILPIARLVVFKDSVAARLNPGSTIRKPDGSAWRDRKGLTWVNPYANAIWEYNFRVAEEVVRMGFGEIQWDYIRFPEPYKSLPTQVFPEANGRSKPAALSEFLDQSKKRLDKLGVRTTADIFGLVSTVGGALEIGQKWEPLVKSVDVVLPMVYPSHYPRGSFGIARPNADPYNIIHIAISRGRERTEALGLKGERVRPWLQAFDLGQPRYGAHEIREQKRAVYDSGYEGWILWHPGTKYDHVLPALEKTLVSRAKKPPVPPRKVSLD
- a CDS encoding DUF5916 domain-containing protein — its product is MKLPCAFILLAFAAATLAAQQPAQKPAGNHNAEAPRATAARLTGSIRLDGSLADPQWRTAQRLGEFRQLDPQEGKPASEQSDIRFLYDDDAVYIGAMLYDRQSTSGRLGRRDMQMTASDWLTVILDTNHDHRTAVGFEVNPLGVRRDQTRAPSNEDDGWEPVWEVETTVTDSGWIAEMRIPFSQLRFTGRSNLQWGLQVERQIARNQEFSVWAFTPREQAGGIPRFGHLVGINDIGTGKKLEIMPYVVGRAESIDRGGNPFREDREAGADAGLDLKYRVTSNMTLDATVNPDFGQVEVDPAVINLTAFETFFPEKRPFFVEGSELFNFGTDGTNSVFYSRRIGRQPSLSPRYAEVDVPDATRIIGATKLTGRTAGGWAMGVLDAVTQRETARFRTPEGVNGTQVAEPLTNYFAGRLRREGRGGQTAVGGFLGAVNRVNVEGDLAAVLRKSAYTGGIDLSHQWSERTWTFRGFAASSHVRGDQSVLLATQRLPYHYFQRPDADHLELDSSATSLTGFSGSANLSHRVGRHWRMNGALSTISPDYEISDLGFQRRADRIDAQANVNYSESRPGRFRRYELSSTALVEHNYSWENISNRLFFNGFVQLLNYWSVFTGLSSALPGTVDDRLTRGGPRAYRPGTLSLNVSVSSDPRKSLVAEFGTFAQTGPGDGFNRSFFGNLQIKPRSNLELSVGPSLSRDRSEAQFLGRIIDPSATRTFGTRYLFANVDQTTVAFDTRINYTFSPQLSLQVFAQPFVASGDFGATKEFAEPGEFKFLTYGADIGEVVDGRIYPNGRGNGAISFADPRPDFNFASLRGDAVVKWDWRPGSTMYLAWQQTRNNFQPIGDFAFGRDFDGLFGARPDNIFLMKVSYWLNP
- a CDS encoding acyl-CoA thioesterase — protein: MSSGISRTVSETQHETSQLMMPQHSNNLDHVFGGVILAMMDTAAAVSAIRHARVSCVTVSVDRVDFREPIHLGDLVVMKCSVNFAGRTSMEVGVRVEAENLQTGIRRHTNSCYLTFVAIDRNGRPVEVPKLVCETEVELRRYEAAKDRRRRRNEERKEEEATISAQT